The Spea bombifrons isolate aSpeBom1 chromosome 4, aSpeBom1.2.pri, whole genome shotgun sequence genome segment CTGTAGTGAGAATGACAATGTTCATACTGCCATTTTCCAGTCGAGCCATTAAGTGGTATACTATTATTTGGGCCATACAAAGGAAACATTTAATGAAAACTAATAGAAAATTTGTTAGCACAATGTAAAAATCTTAAGCACATACTGTGCCATTAGCATTTTTTCATGACGGCAACGCTTATTATTACAATAAGGCATCTAATGCATATTTTGTCTTCAAAATCGTCTACAAACCATGGTACAAGGGCAATGGGCAGGCAAGCAACCCCCCCCTTCTGCtgcttacattttaaagtttggGGTTTATTGTAAAGCTTTAGTATGTTTTTTGTTGCAATCCCCTATACAACCACCAGGGTATTAAAGTTATTTAAGAATAATCTACAAATTTCTTAATCCTTTCTGTGTTCCTTTTATATATGTTGTACATTGCCTTTCTGTTAATATGTTGTACTATGTAGTATACATAAGGACTGTTGTCTTCTAAATGTGCTCTAGTATGACTTGGCAATAAAGACCTCTCCTGGCCAATTACTGGCCCATGATTCACAATAACAAGACTTGCCATAAAAAAATTTGAATGACCTTTTTTAATACCTGATCAATTGCTTTGTACCAGTTTGGGGATTCAAAAACTTTGGTTATCGCTAGGATAGCATAATTTGTAAGTATTAATGTGATAACAATACAaagataaacatatatattttgttttgaataAAATTACTACGTGAACAGAGGATTGTTCAATTGCAAATAATTAAGGGTTTTATTTTACGAATTGTAGGCATGCATTAAGGAGGAAATTTAATTCATTTGTACTTTAAACCTGATCCTCTGTCTAAAATGCAAATCTACTCCTGGTAGAGTATGGCAGTTAGGAATTAATCTAATTTTGCATCACAATCCaggaaataaaagcaatttGAAATTTATCAATTTTTGATTATAGTTTTGCAAAGATTTACTGCAAACTAAGACATTCTCGAAGATAAGCTGATTTTTGATCTGTATCACATTTTATAAAGCCATTAAACTCTGTACTAAATCAAACATGAAttcataaacaaacataaatgttCTGCAATGAGTAAAATAAATTAGGAATagtaaatgttttacttttcatATGCTGCGCTTTTACTGGTGAGTCTAAAGCATCAGAAGTAGTGGCGAATGTGTAAATAACTTGTTTGTAGGTGTTCATGGAATTGTATCATTGCATATGCACactctctgtaaaataaaaactctttgtcccttgtcttttttttttttgcaaaacagacGTCTTTTGTATACAACTATAAAGTTTTACTGTGTTAAACCATTGTTGCCTTTGAATTATGGGAACATTTTTTATCCAAATGTCTTGGTATCATTTACACCATTTTTAAAACACTGAATTTTATTGTGAGTACAGCTCTCACTTCAAGTCAGTTTACTACAcaattatagtatttttttgttacagaactagaaaaaaatattccattcaTTTGAAAGATAAACACTCATAAATTTCAAACTGGCTTATGAGCTGACAGCATTCCAAAAAGGGATATCACAGATCTCCAGCCAGTCAGTGCAAGCTGGGCGGAGCATATACTGAAACCTAAACACTGACAGGTGTATAAGTACTACTGAGGAAGGGCTGGAGTAATACACCTGTTTCAAGACAGGAGCATAGGTGCATCTTGCTCTGTAATCTGTTATTTCTGTAATATGAGTACCTTTGATCCCCAGGCACCTTCTCCACCTCGCTGTGGGCCACAGTTTCCAAATATTGGCCAGGAACCTCCAGAAATGAATATCTACTGCGAAAGTATCTTCCATCCACAGACTATGCCAAGTCCTCAACGACCTTCAAACTTTGAAACCGGTGACTACAGCACCACAGCAAATCCTTATCTTTGGCTGAATGGACAATCTATGACACCACCCCCATACCTACCAGGATCCAATCCCAGCCCCTTCATGCCTCAGTCATATGGGATGCAAAGACAGCTCTTGCCTAACATGCATGGTTTGGGGGGTTCAGAATTGGGGTGGCTTCCCATTCCTTCTCAAGAAGAACTCATGAAACTAGTAAGGCCACCATATTCCTACTCTGCTCTGATAGCCATGGCAATTCACGGAGCACCAGATAAAAGGCTAACGCTCAGCCAGATCTACCAATATGTAGCAGATAACTTTCCATTCTACAACAAAAGCAAAGCTGGATGGCAGAATTCAATTCGACACAATCTCTCCCTTAACGATTGCTTCAAGAAAGTTCCAAGGGATGAAGATGATCcaggtaaatatttattttataattgtaaAGATAAAGTGTCAGTAAAACCATGT includes the following:
- the FOXI1 gene encoding forkhead box protein I1; amino-acid sequence: MSTFDPQAPSPPRCGPQFPNIGQEPPEMNIYCESIFHPQTMPSPQRPSNFETGDYSTTANPYLWLNGQSMTPPPYLPGSNPSPFMPQSYGMQRQLLPNMHGLGGSELGWLPIPSQEELMKLVRPPYSYSALIAMAIHGAPDKRLTLSQIYQYVADNFPFYNKSKAGWQNSIRHNLSLNDCFKKVPRDEDDPGKGNYWTLDPNCEKMFDNGNFRRKRKRKSDVNPNGQLGSDKSEGSPLSDSQKHEEHQGLLESSSGADDSEKRSSPPTITPCLNNFLTSMTAYVNSANSVSRSVPLGLGNDTSDKMAQNMVGFNSYSPLSNLQSHGGSDWPSTVSSNPFGYSSSVLNQFNTHFYNSISTNTSLYNRDGTEV